The following coding sequences lie in one Micromonospora sp. R77 genomic window:
- a CDS encoding bifunctional RNase H/acid phosphatase codes for MAVRAVVIEADGGSRGNPGPAGFGAVVRDSATGEVLAERSESIGTATNNVAEYRGLIAGLEAAAELGAVEVEARMDSKLVVEQMCGRWQIKHPGLRPLAAQAAGLVGRFANVRFSWIPRERNTHADALANAAMDAAAGKTPARAVVASPRIVEPPREVAGPDSAARAAAREVAARAATGRATGTDPATTPASWEPRPTEEATRLILVRHGETERTVQKRYSGRGDVPLTDRGRAQARASAARVAALAPSVAAVVSSPLSRCTATAEAIAAVVGNPPVRPDDDLIECDFGVWEGRTFAEVRDGWAGELDAWLASTRVAPPEGESFVAVAERTGRAIDRLRTTYPGETVVVVSHVSPIKLILRDALAAGDAFLHRLYLDTAGISLLDLYPDGGVAVRLVNDTAHLTTL; via the coding sequence GTGGCGGTGCGCGCGGTCGTCATCGAGGCCGACGGCGGGTCCCGGGGCAATCCCGGTCCCGCCGGCTTCGGCGCGGTGGTCCGGGACTCCGCGACCGGCGAGGTGCTCGCCGAACGCTCCGAGTCGATCGGCACCGCCACCAACAACGTCGCCGAGTACCGGGGCCTGATCGCCGGGCTGGAGGCCGCCGCCGAGCTGGGCGCGGTCGAGGTCGAGGCGCGGATGGACTCCAAACTGGTGGTCGAGCAGATGTGCGGCCGCTGGCAGATCAAGCACCCCGGCCTGCGCCCGCTGGCCGCGCAGGCGGCCGGCCTGGTCGGCCGGTTCGCCAACGTGCGGTTCAGCTGGATCCCCCGGGAGCGCAACACGCACGCCGACGCGCTGGCCAACGCCGCGATGGACGCCGCCGCCGGGAAGACCCCGGCCCGGGCCGTCGTCGCGTCACCCCGGATCGTGGAGCCGCCGCGCGAGGTGGCCGGCCCCGACTCGGCCGCCCGCGCCGCGGCCCGCGAGGTGGCCGCCCGGGCAGCCACCGGCCGCGCCACCGGCACCGACCCGGCCACCACGCCGGCCTCCTGGGAGCCCCGCCCGACGGAGGAGGCCACCCGGCTGATCCTGGTCCGGCACGGCGAGACCGAGCGGACCGTGCAGAAGCGTTACTCCGGCCGCGGCGACGTGCCGCTGACCGACCGGGGCCGGGCCCAGGCCCGGGCCTCCGCCGCCCGGGTGGCCGCGCTCGCGCCGTCCGTCGCGGCCGTGGTCAGTTCCCCGCTGTCCCGGTGTACGGCGACAGCCGAGGCGATCGCCGCGGTCGTCGGCAACCCGCCGGTGCGCCCCGACGACGACCTGATCGAGTGCGACTTCGGGGTCTGGGAGGGGCGCACCTTCGCCGAGGTGCGGGACGGTTGGGCGGGTGAGCTGGACGCCTGGCTCGCCTCCACCCGGGTCGCCCCGCCGGAGGGGGAGTCGTTCGTCGCCGTCGCCGAGCGGACCGGCCGCGCGATCGACCGCCTGCGTACGACGTACCCCGGGGAGACCGTCGTGGTGGTCTCCCACGTCTCGCCGATCAAGCTGATCCTGCGCGACGCCCTCGCCGCCGGTGACGCCTTCCTCCACCGCCTCTACCTCGACACCGCCGGCATCTCCCTGCTCGACCTCTACCCCGACGGCGGCGTAGCGGTCCGCCTGGTCAACGACACCGCCCACCTCACCACCCTCT
- a CDS encoding zinc ribbon domain-containing protein, whose product MKADPKVQRRLLDLQAIDTALAQLAHRRRTLPERAELEALARELSALEDERVRAQVAVDDLDRDITRMEKDVEQVRARKSKDENRLAGGGIPAREQEALQHELASLNRRQSDLEDAELELMEQRETAQGVLDGVERRIAEARERRAATEQRRDDSLAEIAREEEFKRSARQPLAGDLPTDLVGLYEKIREDTGLGAALLTGARCGGCRLELSGADLARIRKAAPDDVVRCEECRRIMVRTNESGL is encoded by the coding sequence GTGAAGGCTGACCCGAAGGTCCAGCGCCGCCTGCTCGACCTCCAGGCGATCGACACCGCCCTCGCCCAGCTGGCTCACCGCCGCCGGACGCTGCCCGAGCGGGCCGAGCTGGAGGCCCTCGCGCGGGAACTCTCCGCGCTGGAGGACGAGCGGGTCCGCGCTCAGGTGGCCGTCGACGACCTGGACCGGGACATCACCCGGATGGAGAAGGACGTCGAGCAGGTCCGGGCGCGCAAGAGCAAGGACGAGAACCGCCTGGCCGGCGGCGGCATCCCGGCGCGGGAGCAGGAGGCGCTCCAGCACGAGCTGGCCTCGCTGAACCGCCGGCAGAGCGACCTGGAGGACGCCGAGCTGGAGCTGATGGAGCAGCGGGAGACCGCGCAGGGCGTGCTCGACGGGGTCGAGCGGCGGATCGCCGAGGCCCGGGAGCGGCGCGCCGCCACCGAGCAGCGCCGGGACGACAGCCTCGCCGAGATCGCCCGCGAGGAGGAGTTCAAGCGCTCCGCCCGCCAGCCGCTCGCCGGTGACCTCCCGACCGACCTGGTCGGCCTCTACGAAAAGATCCGCGAGGACACCGGGCTCGGCGCGGCGCTGCTCACCGGGGCCCGCTGCGGCGGTTGCCGGCTGGAGCTCTCCGGCGCGGACCTGGCCCGGATCCGCAAGGCCGCCCCGGACGACGTGGTCCGCTGCGAGGAGTGCCGGCGGATCATGGTGCGTACCAACGAGTCGGGCCTGTAG